From Electrophorus electricus isolate fEleEle1 chromosome 8, fEleEle1.pri, whole genome shotgun sequence, the proteins below share one genomic window:
- the fbxl2 gene encoding F-box/LRR-repeat protein 2, whose protein sequence is MNGITKGRFEMLSNSDEAPINKKLPKELLLRIFSYLDVVTLCRCAQVSKAWNVLALDGSNWQKIDLFNFQTDIEGRVVENISKRCGGFLRQLSLRGCLSVGDASMKTFAQNCRNIEQLNLNGCTKITDSTCISLSKFCSKLRHLDLTSCVSITNHALKALSEGCRMLENLNLSWCDQITRDGIEAISRGCCGLRALFLRGCTQLDDPALKHLQKHCPELVTINMQSCTQITDEGFVSLCRGCHKLQMVCVSGCSNITDASLTALGLNCQQLKILEAARCSHVTDAGFTVLARNCHDLEKMDLEECILVTDNTLVQLSIHCPRLQALTLSHCELITDDGIRHLSSSVSGQERLQVVELDNCPLITDVTLEHLKSCQRLERIELYDCQQVTRAGIKRIRAHLPEIKVHAYFAPVTPPPSVHGGGQRLCRCCVIL, encoded by the exons ATGAACGGCATCACCAAGGGCAGATTTGAG ATGTTATCAAACAGTGATGAGGCCCCAATCAACAAAAAGCTTCCCAAAGAGCTTCTTCTTAG GATTTTCTCCTACTTAGATGTGGTTACGCTCTGTAGGTGTGCCCAGGTGTCCAAG GCATGGAATGTTTTAGCATTAGATGGAAGCAACTGGCAGAAGATTGATCTCTTCAACTTTCAGACAGATATTGAG ggCCGTGTGGTGGAGAACATTTCAAAGAGATGTGGAGGTTTCCTGAGGCAGCTGAGTCTAAGAGGCTGTCTCAGTGTGGGTGATGCCTCCATGAA GACATTTGCTCAGAACTGTCGTAACATAGAGCAGCTGAATCTGAATGGCTGCACTAAGATCACAGATTCCACCTGCATCAGCCTGAGCAAGTTCTGCTCCAAACTCCGCCACCTTGATCTGACTTCCTGCGTGTCCATCACCAATCATGCACTCAAGGCCTTAAG CGAGGGCTGTCGGATGTTGGAGAATCTCAACCTGTCCTGGTGTGATCAGATCACACGTGATGGCATCGAGGCGATCAGCCGTGGCTGCTGTGGCCTCAGAGCACTGTTCCTTCGGGGCTGCACACAG ctcGATGATCCTGCACTGAAGCACCTTCAGAAGCATTGCCCAGAGCTTGTGACAATCAACATGCAGTCCTGCACA CAGATAACAGACGAGGGATTTGTGAGCTTGTGTCGAGGCTGTCACAAGCtgcagatggtgtgtgtgtctggctgcaGTAACATCACAGATGCCTCTCTCACTGCACTCGGCCTCAACTGCCAGCAACTAAA GATCCTGGAAGCTGCTCGCTGCTCTCATGTGACAGATGCTGGTTTCACTGTTTTGGCAAGG aATTGTCATGATTTGGAGAAGATGGATTTAGAGGAATGTATTTTG GTGACTGATAACACATTGGTTCAGCTGTCAATTCACTGCCCTCGGCTTCAGGCTCTG ACCCTCTCGCACTGTGAGCTGATAACAGACGATGGGATTCGGCACCTGAGCAGCAGTGTGTCCGGTCAGGAGCGCCTGCAGGTGGTGGAGCTGGATAACTGCCCCCTCATCACGGACGTCACACTGGAACACCTGAAGAGCTGCCAGCGTCTCGAGCGCATCGAGCTCTATGACTGCCAGCAGGTCACTCGCGCCGGTATCAAACGCATCCGG